Sequence from the Cryptococcus neoformans var. neoformans JEC21 chromosome 1, complete sequence genome:
ACATTAAGAGCATCTGAGAGCAGGAGATAGGGGACGACGACAATAAACGTGTGAACGGGAGGGAAGCAAGGAGGCGCCGCCGCCCCTATACATAgcggggagaaggagcggATAGGCCAGTCACGCACCAGCAGCCAAATGATCAGTGCTTTATTACATATCAATCACGAGCACTCACCACTACGGCTCAAACAATTTCACTCTCTAATATAATATGGTTGGTGACAAACCAGAGACATGAAGAGACAAGAACCAGAGACATATGATGATACAATTACTTACTCTGCCTTTGGCATGACGTACGAACCACAAAACAGCAAAAACCCTGCCTGCTGACTCGGAACTGAAAAGAGCGCTTGAGCAAGAGAAGCGACGAGCAGTAATCCTATGTCTCTTGAAAAGCCAGCCTAGTCTGGTACCGCGCCCTCCCACCATTACCGCCTTCGCCAGCTCACAGCCACATCGAGCTACATGGAGCATGGCGGAGCTCCACTGCGGTAAACAGTTGCCGTTTCGTCGTCAATGCATTCGTCGGTCGTACTCGTCAGGTTTCTGAGGTCCGAGACGCTCTTGTTCCCAGACGTACCAGGAAGTTTTAGGCTGTTTTGCTTAGAAGTGTCCCTGATACCCTTGTAATTTGGCGGAGACGCCCCTGCCGTCAACCCGACTCCCCCGGATATTTCTTCTCAGGGATCAACGgctcctttctcttcggACACAAACCTCGCAGGCCGAGCTCTCAACTTCCGACAACCCCCGGGACTTTTCTGGTCGTTCGTTCTTCGCTGTCTTCCGTTTGCAGAACTTTAATTATCTTCCTTCGCGCCACCGTCAACCAACTTTCAATCCAATAACATTCTCCTCGTccaatccttctttctgtTGGAGTTAGCGAGAACATGTGAGCATGGTGCCTGGATGGAGATGCGGTGGcagcaggaaggagagatcAGAGATGTGAAGGGACGTGgtagttcttttctttgtATATCTGTTAAGTAGGTTCCTggttctttctttcttcttatACAGCAAACTAGTATTACAACACTTCCATTGTGACATTCTCGCGGACTCAATAAAATGCCCCCATTCATTAGCTGAAAACGCTTCAAAGGGCTGCATTGCGGGAGATTATCGGCGAATGGTAGATGATAGAAGTATAATATCTAACCCGATTGCCGCTGATTATAATTTGACTCCTCCTTTGTTACCTCTTGATCTGACATCCTGATACCTTAGGCCTGATACACATGCATATCATGCCGACGTCTGGCACTAGGATCTGATGTCTGAGGTCTGAGCTCGCCTTGCCTAAGCTCTAAGAAGCTTGCAGCTTCGCTCCGTCCGCTCAGCGGTCTCAACTTGCAAGAACTTCGAtgcgagaagaagcgaaaggCGAAGGGCCATGTGTAGGGGAAGGTAAAGAATATGAGGTAGTCAAGTTTGTACGTTCTTGGGCAGATCTCGGGACACACGCCATAAGCCTATAACGCGCATATGCAATGCAGAAAAATTTGTAACTTATCATCAGTTGCGAGATCAACTTCAAGATTCAGCATCCTCCAGTTGTTATTCCATATCTCCCTTGAGATCAGGTCCCAGGTATTCAGGTTTGAACATGAAACTTGAGAACCTAAAAAGGCGAGAAGTGTGAAGCATGGGTAAAGATATTACAGACCAAAGAAGTCGAACAAGAGCACAGTCCTGTCTCAAGAGATTTGCTGGGTCTTGCGGGCCGTAGCTGTATTAGCTGCAAAATTTCTAATTGCAAAGATGTACCATAGGCTACAGGCGACGGGCGACGGACAATGGGACTACCATCATGACGACATGCTCCCCTCCTTTTCCGCATATGCTTCGCTCAACACCTACGCCATCTGCAACTGTCATTCCTCACCGACCAACGATATTTGGGAAGAGTGcatccctcttcttgaTTTGAACGCCTTCTGGGAAAAGATCCGCCCCCTTCGCTCAATCAGCCGAGTAAGTTGTGCCACACAGTCTTGAAGCCAGATAATTCTGCCTAGCTACTCTTGAAACATGTTACGGCGGACTAGGGCTACTGTCACGCTATGTCGTCGCCCTTGTCGCTAGAACCACAGTCAATGAAGCGGCTGAAGAAGTCGTAAAAAAGGTATGTATGTCAACGGCTCCCTGAGACCCGAAGACAGACGGTTGAGGAAGGCCCGTTTATATGGCACAGCTTGCAAGGTGCGAGAAGATATGGGAACATCAGCCAGAGGGACTGCTcgatggaaggaaaggaggaagttCATGCTAGAACATTGCATGCAATGTTCTCGGAGCGGCCATCTCCAATATCTTACTACCCGCTGCTATCGCTCGACGATGCTTTCATTTCCACCAGCCTCCACGACTCATACTCATTCCTTACTCCATCTACCCCAACTGCCCTGCCGGCAACCAAAGGAACGCCGCGGCCACGAAGGAATCTGCCCAGGTCGAAGCACACACTTTCATGCCCTGCACAACTgcatcgtcttcctctcacaCTCTAATTTGCCAGCCTGCCCAACATCGTCACCCTCGAACACCTTACAGACAAGCGGCAATGGCGAAATAATGTGCGAATCCTAGGACGAGCCCGATGAGATCCCGTAGATTACGATCAGAAGATTTACTCTCTCCATCAATACAGCGCCCGGCCCATCACTGCCAATAGACGTGAACCCGGGGAGTCAATCTATGACTTTGTCCTTAGCCAATGCCTCAAGTCGCTGCGAAACCGGACAGTAGCCGTCACATTCAGGCCCCTCATCGTCTCAAGCGAGGTTTGATTGAAGAGAGTACAGAGGAGGAACTTAAGAGTTTAGTAAATTTGAAATGAATGAACAACGGTCTTCAAACAGTGTGAGCTGTAGGATCTGTATTAGGCTTGAATAGGGGTCGAATTTGGGAACAATGTTCTCGTATATCGTATACATACGCCACGCCACGTTAATAAGATTGGTTTTGCTTTCGTCCGATGTCAGAACAGCGACTTCCTTTTTCTGTCTGCCGTAGACCCGAGAAACAGTGATGAAGGCTGGATAACGCCCTACACGGTGACACATATCTTGCCAAAATGCTTGCCATCAGCCATGTACTGATATGCCTCCTTCAGGTTTTCGAAGTCGAAAACCTAGTAAAATATCAGCCCTTTGGTTCTTTAGGCTTTGAGTCCCTTTGAGTGTGTAGAACAAACCTTGTCTATGACAGGTTTGACATTGCCGACTTCTAATGCCGAGatcattctcttctcgtcctcaCGGTTGCAGACGAAGACTCCACGGACATAACTTCCGGAATATAGGATAGTCTGCGCCAGGTCCTCTTCCAAAATCTCCTTGGGTATGTCTTTATAGGTACTAAGGTAGCCTATCCGCCAAGGATGAGCAATAATCTTGAAAAGGGAACCACTCTTACCTGAAACGGCTACAAGACCTCCTCTTCGGGTGCTCCTGATACTCTTGCCAATTGTTCCTCTGCCGCCAATCTCAATAACGAAGTTCGCTCCCTTCCCCTCAGTGATCCTACgcacttcttcatcccattTGTCTATCCTGGAATAGTCAATGGTATGAATTGTATCGGCAAAGTTACCCTTGACGAGAGGTTTGAGAAGATCGACTACGCGATCAAGCTTCGATTGGGACGAAGAAGTGACAATGACCTTTGCGCCAGATATGAGGGCAATTTGAGCAGCACAAAGAGAGACACCGCCGGTACCGAGGCAAAGAACAGTATCACCAGACTGAAGCCGAGGATGATGGGAATAGAGACTGCTCCAGGCAGTGGCATATGCGATCTGACATTATTAGCATTATTACGAAATTGTGGGAAGTCATGACAATTCACTGCTAAGGTTGAGGCATCTTGGTGCGAAAAACTCTTCGGGATCTTTACAGCTTCTGACTACGCTAGGGAGTCAGCCAAGCTTACGATTTGAACAATACTATTTCAAACTTTACCTGGTCGCAGACGAAATACTCCGCTGCAACCCCGTTCCTTGCTCCACCAATCCCTCTGTTCATACTGTCCAATGtcacatcttcatcctgtTCGCTACCCATCAGCCAAGACGATTACTCCATCTCAAACAGGTCAACTTGCCTGATGATGTCCTTGGAATATAATGGGCGTGACGCGGTCGCCAACTTTGAAGTCGGTAACATCATCACCTACAGCGGCAATCTCTCCGCTTGCATCTTCCTATGCTTCAGTAAAATAACCTGCAAGTCACATGGAAATTACACACCAGAAACTGGGACAATTCCGTCGGGGATTGGATGTGGAGCTGGATATTGGTTAGTAGCGATTTGCAAATCACGGGCGTTCAAAGACAACGCTTTGATATTTATCAGAATCTTTTATCCAAGTGAGATTTAATATACGACCCAGTAGCGGATTGTTGCACTTACCTCTGTCGATTTCTTGATttgcggaagaggagcacCTTGCTCAAAGGTGATACCGCTCAAATCGTTGCGGTGCACGAGGACGTATCTTTTCATGGTCTTAGGAGAACTCATCTTGGCAGTTTTCTAGAAGGGGATTCTACGGAGGGAGCCAGAAATCTCTCCTAGTAAGTATCAGTGTGTATGTACTGTACATAAGTCAGAAGTACATGCACCTCGCTCACGCACTGCTTTGTAAGCAAGTGCGGCCCGGTTCGTAAAAAGTGGAGGCAAGTCATTTCTTCCATGTCATCAGATACGTCACTTCCAACTAAGGACAAGCAGCAGAGAGATAACTTGAGTtaacaaggaaaagggtgaACATACCGAAAAGCGACCTCAAATATCGTTAGAGATTTGCAGCAGTCACCATCCTTCCAAAACTCGCCAAATACAGTAGCGGAAACCCACAATTTACTATGAGATAATGTGTTACGTATGCAGATAGTACAATCATACAGCAGTAACCAGCAATGATGATATATGGTACATACTCGTTCTTCGGTAAGTAGTAAGAGAATCGTCCTCCGACGACATTCGACGTCCGAAGGTCGTCGACGGGCGTTAGACGGCAAGTGATAAAAAACGATAATAAGCGAGTCACGAACTACAATGACAAGGCGATATGGATCGAGACTGAACACTGGTGGAAGTAGTGGAATCACGGAATCAGGAGTTAGCATCCTACTAGGGGCTGGAGGCTAAAGACTACTGATAGATAGCAGTGCTTTCTGTCCGTCGTAGACCTACCAAGCACCAAAACAAGGGATCaaaggaaggatgagaatATATTACAGGTTAACAACTGGGTTACAGGTTACAGAAGAATGCCTCGTCAGCGGGACGGGTATGATGGTATTATTATTACTATGGATGGTGAACTGTGATATAAATATAGATATTGTGttgtggtggtggatgggAGGAGGGTTAGCTACATGATGACACGGGAATGATGG
This genomic interval carries:
- a CDS encoding alcohol dehydrogenase, putative; translated protein: MSSPKTMKRYVLVHRNDLSGITFEQGAPLPQIKKSTEILINIKALSLNARDLQIATNQYPAPHPIPDGIVPVSDASGEIAAVGDDVTDFKVGDRVTPIIFQGHHQDEDVTLDSMNRGIGGARNGVAAEYFVCDQSEAVKIPKSFSHQDASTLAIAYATAWSSLYSHHPRLQSGDTVLCLGTGGVSLCAAQIALISGAKVIVTSSSQSKLDRVVDLLKPLVKGNFADTIHTIDYSRIDKWDEEVRRITEGKGANFVIEIGGRGTIGKSIRSTRRGGLVAVSGYLSTYKDIPKEILEEDLAQTILYSGSYVRGVFVCNREDEKRMISALEVGNVKPVIDKVFDFENLKEAYQYMADGKHFGKICVTV